A window from Megalops cyprinoides isolate fMegCyp1 chromosome 8, fMegCyp1.pri, whole genome shotgun sequence encodes these proteins:
- the LOC118782255 gene encoding SKI family transcriptional corepressor 1 homolog-B-like, which yields MESIPCQLPAGRDSTSSPSSKQELQPYSGTSSLKPNQVSETALYGVPIVSLVIDGQERLCLAQISNTLLKNYSYNEIHNRRVALGITCVQCTPVQLEILRRAGAMPISSRRCGMITKREAERLCKSFLGAHSPPKLPENFAFDVSHECAWGSRGSFIPARYNSSRAKCIKCTYCNMYFSPNKFIFHSHRTPESKYTQPDAANFNSWRRHLKLTDKNSSEDVAHAWEDVKAMFNGGSRKRTLPMNESESSSPLKPQGPSNLPQRASPEVPHKALRCDEDRGSLSLANGVRSYPVIPVPSKSFGMLQKIPPPLFPHPYGFPAFGLCQKKDDGVGMGEQNKTNLSGVFWPAPKDSVYPSFPMFWPTAGSLPMPSYPQSQPKPPTELINARQNELDMSEQSDRSTNTPKDSMMDSERCSSTQSTRNEEDKSGDETRSMEGVPTPRKMSYISAFRPVVKDAESIAKLYGNRDTYNGARSGYLSPDFMSESSSYRSVSPDVDSVDEPDVDVESNRAQEDEESIQLSVEDRQSPPALALSQASPQKSQESEAESVPAPQDPQRASFTETASAQEEMQSEQVAESNKNPSVYEVYTHERDDLIQPLNAPSTFGSTANYQCGSLESSGEEAGSSDVRRVHLIEKDIEKMAKDELQKQLVEQVELRKKLEREFQSLKDNFQDQMKRELSCREEMVQQLQIVRDTLCSELDQERKARYAIQQKLKEAHDALHHFSCKMLTPRHCTGTCSFKPPLLPP from the exons ATGGAGTCGATTCCCTGTCAGCTTCCAGCGGGACGAGATTCCACCTCTTCCCCCAGCTCCAAACAAGAACTTCAGCCCTATTCAGGCACCAGCTCCCTTAAACCCAACCAAGTCAGTGAGACAGCGTTATACGGAGTACCAATCGTTTCATTGGTAATAGACGGTCAGGAGAGACTTTGTCTGGCGCAAATTTCCAACACCTTATTAAAGAACTACAGCTACAACGAGATCCACAATCGGCGCGTCGCTCTTGGAATCACTTGTGTGCAGTGCACCCCAGTTCAGCTCGAGATCCTGAGGCGTGCAGGGGCAATGCCCATCTCCTCCAGGCGCTGCGGAATGATCACCAAGCGCGAGGCCGAGAGGCTCTGTAAATCCTTCCTCGGGGCTCATAGCCCTCCAAAACTCCCTGAAAATTTTGCATTCGATGTATCCCACGAATGCGCATGGGGAAGCCGTGGCAGCTTCATACCTGCCCGATATAATAGCTCTAGAGCTAAGTGCATCAAGTGCACATATTGCAACATGTATTTTTCTCccaacaaattcatttttcactctCATCGCACACCCGAGTCAAAGTACACACAGCCAGACGCTGCTAACTTTAACTCTTGGAGGCGCCATCTTAAACTCACAGACAAAAACTCATCTGAAGACGTGGCCCACGCGTGGGAAGATGTGAAGGCCATGTTCAACGGGGGCAGCCGCAAGAGGACGCTGCCAATGAATGAGTCTGAAAGTTCCTCCCCCCTGAAGCCACAGGGCCCCAGTAACCTTCCACAGAGGGCTTCACCCGAGGTCCCCCACAAAGCTCTACGCTGTGACGAGGACCGAGGTAGTCTGAGTTTAGCAAACGGTGTTCGCAGCTATCCGGTCATTCCTGTACCTAGCAAGAGTTTCGGGATGCTGCAAAAGATCCCGCCACCGCTTTTCCCTCATCCGTACGGATTTCCGGCTTTTGGATTGTGTCAAAAGAAAGATGACGGCGTAGGAATGGGTGAGCAAAATAAGACCAATTTGTCAGGTGTGTTTTGGCCTGCGCCTAAGGACAGCGTTTACCCGTCTTTCCCAATGTTTTGGCCGACAGCAGGTAGCCTGCCCATGCCGTCTTACCCCCAGTCACAACCGAAACCTCCCACAGAGCTGATAAACGCCCGGCAGAACGAGCTAGACATGTCGGAGCAGAGCGACCGGAGCACTAACACGCCAAAGGACAGTATGATGGACAGCGAGCGGTGCTCCAGCACTCAGTCCACCAGGAATGAGGAGGACAAATCCGGGGATGAGACCAGGTCAATGGAAGGTGTCCCAACCCCGAGAAAAATGAGCTACATCTCTGCTTTCAGACCCGTTGTCAAAGACGCAGAGAGCATAGCCAAGCTTTACGGTAACCGAGACACCTACAACGGAGCTCGTTCCGGCTACCTGTCCCCAGATTTCATGAGCGAGAGCTCTAGCTATAGGTCCGTGTCACCGGATGTGGACAGTGTAGACGAGCCGGACGTGGATGTGGAGTCGAACAGGGCACAGGAAGACGAAGAATCTATCCAACTTTCCGTGGAGGACCGTCAGAGCCCCCCAGCCCTGGCCCTCTCTCAAGCAAGTCCACAAAAGAGCCAGGAATCGGAGGCCGAGAGCGTGCCTGCTCCTCAGGACCCCCAGAGAGCGAGTTTTACTGAGACAGCATCCGCGCAGGAAGAGATGCAGAGCGAGCAGGTGGCGGAGAGCAATAAGAATCCATCTGTGTACGAA GTGTACACACATGAAAGGGATGATCTCATTCAACCGCTGAACGCCCCATCTACTTTCGGATCAACAGCCAATTACCAATGCGGCTCGCTGGAGTCCAGCG GCGAAGAGGCTGGTAGCAGTGATGTCCGCAGAGTCCATCTGATTGAAAAAGATATAGAGAAAATGGCTAAAG atgaatTGCAGAAACAACtcgtggagcaggtggagctcAGGAAAAAGTTGGAACGAGAATTTCAAAGTTTGAAAG ATAATTTTCAGGATCAAATGAAAAGGGAGCTTTCGTGCAGAGAAGAAATGGTCCAGCAGCTTCAGATTGTCCGAG ACACATTGTGCAGCGAGTTGGACCAGGAGAGAAAGGCCCGCTATGCTATTCAGCAAAAGCTTAAAG AAGCTCACGACGCACTACACCATTTCTCGTGCAAGATGCTAACCCCGCGCCACTGCACCGGAACATGCTCATTCAAACCTCCTCTGCTGCCACCGTAG